One window of the Sporomusaceae bacterium genome contains the following:
- a CDS encoding epoxyqueuosine reductase, protein MVKEKIRNYILGLGVDDVGFAKAADYHSPKSYAIETFLPGAQTIISLVFQELSAESPNPTIAMNSRLDMNSFQRSCGYQISRFLKREFKAKSVAMPYSSPMEQSKDRVALGDFSQRHAAVAAGVGVFGRHNLVIHPRLGTRIGLTALITDLAIEPDAKIAEDLCSHCDLCVANCPGGALDEPGKTDVGKCIKHSQPYGLRADIGFWQKFADSSPEEQKRLFVDENYWRIRQAHSLGMQYYCFNCLRSCPVGQN, encoded by the coding sequence ATGGTTAAAGAAAAGATCAGAAATTACATCCTGGGTTTAGGCGTCGACGATGTGGGGTTCGCAAAAGCTGCCGATTACCATAGTCCGAAATCGTACGCCATCGAAACATTCCTGCCGGGAGCCCAAACCATTATTTCCTTGGTTTTTCAGGAGCTGAGCGCCGAAAGCCCCAACCCCACCATCGCCATGAACAGCCGTCTCGACATGAATTCCTTTCAGCGGTCCTGCGGCTATCAAATCAGCCGCTTCCTCAAAAGGGAATTCAAGGCCAAGTCGGTGGCCATGCCCTATTCCTCCCCCATGGAACAAAGCAAAGACAGGGTTGCGTTAGGCGATTTTTCCCAGCGCCACGCCGCAGTAGCTGCCGGAGTGGGCGTATTCGGCAGGCACAACCTCGTCATTCATCCCCGTCTCGGGACGCGGATCGGTTTGACGGCTCTCATCACCGACCTTGCCATTGAGCCGGATGCCAAAATAGCGGAGGACCTCTGCAGCCACTGCGATCTCTGTGTCGCGAACTGTCCGGGGGGAGCCTTGGACGAGCCTGGCAAAACGGATGTCGGCAAGTGCATCAAACACTCGCAGCCCTACGGCCTGCGCGCCGACATCGGTTTCTGGCAAAAATTCGCCGACAGCTCGCCGGAAGAGCAAAAGCGGCTGTTTGTCGACGAGAACTATTGGCGCATCAGGCAGGCCCACTCCCTGGGAATGCAATACTATTGCTTCAATTGCCTGCGGTCATGCCCCGTCGGCCAAAACTGA
- a CDS encoding TRAP transporter large permease: MIWLFLASFVILLSLGIPIAIGLSGSALAYILLSGEDISLTILTQTTFAGMASFPLLAIPLFMLAGNLMNEGGLTQDLVRFARLLLGHISGGLGLATILASAIFAAISGAAVATAVAIGMVMIPAMKQAGYEEDVSAAVTATASCMGPIIPPSIPFIVYGVIANVSIGALFLGGVVPGILLGVGLMLYMWYVARKRHYPIEKQASFKEVVVGAWKALPALLMPIIIMGGILSGAFTPTEAAGVVTVYAFLVGVFFYRRIKWQRLPTVLLNAGLESAMIMLLLGLSEPFSWVVAVEQLPQLMIEGIRQVSDSPYVVLLLINLALILIGIPIETAPALVIVAPVLAPMAVEMGIDPVHMGIVVCFNLVLGLVTPPVGAVLFAVCGITGMSLEKLSRAIWAPFWIAIAVLVLITYIPTLSTFLPKLLMK; the protein is encoded by the coding sequence ATGATCTGGCTGTTTCTGGCCTCGTTCGTCATCCTGCTGTCGTTGGGCATCCCGATCGCCATCGGCCTGAGCGGCTCGGCTCTGGCTTATATTTTACTGTCCGGCGAGGATATCTCGCTGACCATCCTTACCCAGACGACATTCGCCGGGATGGCGTCGTTCCCGCTGCTGGCCATCCCGCTGTTCATGCTAGCCGGCAACCTGATGAACGAGGGCGGCCTTACCCAGGACCTTGTACGTTTTGCCCGCCTGCTGCTCGGCCATATCAGCGGCGGCCTGGGGTTGGCGACCATTCTGGCCAGCGCTATTTTCGCCGCCATTTCGGGGGCGGCGGTGGCCACGGCGGTGGCTATCGGCATGGTTATGATCCCGGCGATGAAACAGGCCGGCTACGAGGAGGATGTTTCGGCCGCGGTGACGGCGACTGCGTCGTGCATGGGCCCTATCATCCCGCCGAGCATCCCGTTCATCGTCTACGGGGTAATCGCCAACGTTTCCATCGGCGCGCTGTTTTTGGGCGGCGTCGTTCCCGGCATCCTGCTGGGTGTCGGCCTGATGCTCTATATGTGGTATGTCGCCCGCAAGCGCCATTACCCGATCGAGAAGCAGGCAAGCTTCAAGGAGGTTGTCGTCGGCGCATGGAAGGCATTGCCGGCGCTGCTGATGCCGATCATTATCATGGGCGGCATTCTGAGCGGCGCGTTTACGCCGACCGAGGCGGCCGGCGTTGTGACGGTGTACGCCTTCCTGGTCGGGGTGTTCTTTTACCGGCGGATAAAGTGGCAGCGTCTGCCGACCGTGCTCCTCAACGCCGGCCTGGAATCGGCGATGATCATGCTGCTGCTCGGCCTGTCGGAACCTTTTTCGTGGGTGGTGGCGGTGGAACAGCTGCCCCAGCTGATGATCGAGGGGATCAGGCAGGTAAGCGATTCGCCGTATGTGGTGCTGCTGCTGATCAACCTCGCGCTCATTCTTATCGGCATTCCGATCGAGACTGCGCCGGCGCTGGTCATCGTTGCCCCTGTGCTGGCCCCAATGGCTGTGGAGATGGGCATCGACCCCGTGCATATGGGTATTGTCGTGTGTTTCAACCTGGTGCTGGGGTTGGTTACGCCACCGGTGGGGGCGGTGCTGTTCGCGGTGTGCGGGATAACCGGCATGTCGCTGGAGAAGCTGAGCCGGGCTATCTGGGCGCCGTTCTGGATCGCCATCGCGGTGCTTGTGCTGATTACCTACATCCCGACGCTGAGTACTTTCCTGCCGAAATTGCTGATGAAATGA
- a CDS encoding TRAP transporter small permease: MQLLQRINAVLLKVASWGTIFFMAVMAIVIPYEVFGRYVLAMMSTWSGEVATYSLVWATMLGAAVGLRKGYQVGMVAVLEHVPPLVARLLQGVGYLFMFFFLGLMIFYGADQTIANAAQRSPAMQIPMCYPYAALPLGFFLMLLITLEDFLRFVRPGAGKGDEA; this comes from the coding sequence ATGCAGCTGCTTCAGCGGATCAACGCTGTTCTCCTCAAGGTGGCCAGTTGGGGCACCATATTTTTTATGGCCGTCATGGCTATCGTCATCCCTTACGAGGTTTTCGGCCGGTACGTGCTGGCGATGATGTCAACATGGTCGGGCGAGGTGGCGACGTATTCGCTGGTGTGGGCGACCATGCTGGGGGCGGCGGTCGGCCTTAGAAAAGGCTACCAGGTCGGCATGGTGGCCGTGCTTGAGCACGTGCCGCCGCTGGTGGCCCGCCTTCTGCAGGGTGTAGGGTATCTGTTCATGTTTTTTTTCCTCGGCCTCATGATTTTTTACGGCGCAGATCAGACGATCGCCAACGCGGCCCAGCGCTCGCCGGCGATGCAGATTCCGATGTGCTACCCGTACGCGGCGCTGCCGCTCGGCTTTTTCCTGATGCTGCTGATTACGCTGGAGGATTTCCTGCGGTTCGTGCGGCCGGGCGCCGGGAAGGGGGATGAAGCATGA
- a CDS encoding TRAP transporter substrate-binding protein, protein MKKLVAILMLLVFVLVVAGCGGGSKQPADKGGEYKATMKLTSTQTKDHPYNVGAQKFADLIKERTNGRIQITIYPDSQLGKGEREMLEGLQQGTIDIYVGSTGPVGNFSPSMNILDIPFLFRDFAHVDKVLDGQIGQNLLKDLEKANLIGLAFWENGFRHLTNSKAAVKAPEDGKGLKIRVMENKVHLLAWKTAGLNPTPMAWGEVYPALQQKVIDGQENPVAVFYASKFWEVQKFFSLTQHVYSPAPFIVSKKTWDKMPKADQEIFRKTAMEVAQFQRKVNRDAEEAKLKEMEGKGLTVVRDVNKPAWQKAMQPAFDEFSKQFGKDKIDAIMNTK, encoded by the coding sequence GTGAAAAAACTGGTCGCCATTTTGATGCTGCTTGTGTTCGTTTTGGTGGTCGCCGGCTGCGGCGGTGGCAGCAAACAGCCTGCCGATAAAGGCGGCGAATACAAGGCCACCATGAAGCTGACCTCGACCCAGACCAAGGATCATCCTTATAACGTCGGCGCGCAGAAGTTCGCCGATCTTATTAAGGAACGGACCAACGGCCGCATCCAGATAACCATCTATCCCGACAGTCAACTCGGCAAGGGCGAAAGAGAGATGCTTGAGGGCCTGCAGCAGGGCACTATCGACATTTATGTCGGGTCTACCGGCCCGGTCGGCAACTTCAGCCCGTCGATGAATATTCTCGATATCCCCTTCCTGTTCCGCGATTTCGCCCATGTCGACAAGGTGCTCGACGGCCAGATCGGCCAGAATCTGCTGAAAGACCTGGAGAAAGCCAATCTTATCGGCCTGGCTTTCTGGGAGAACGGCTTCCGGCACCTGACCAACTCCAAGGCGGCCGTGAAGGCGCCTGAGGACGGCAAGGGTCTCAAGATCCGCGTTATGGAGAACAAGGTCCACCTGCTGGCGTGGAAGACCGCCGGCCTGAACCCCACCCCGATGGCGTGGGGCGAGGTATATCCCGCTCTGCAGCAGAAGGTAATCGACGGCCAGGAGAATCCGGTGGCTGTGTTCTATGCGTCGAAGTTCTGGGAGGTCCAGAAGTTCTTCTCGCTGACCCAGCACGTTTATTCGCCGGCTCCCTTCATCGTGAGCAAGAAGACCTGGGATAAGATGCCCAAGGCCGACCAGGAGATCTTCCGCAAGACGGCTATGGAAGTTGCCCAGTTCCAGCGCAAGGTCAACCGCGACGCCGAGGAAGCCAAGCTGAAGGAGATGGAAGGCAAAGGCCTGACGGTCGTCCGCGACGTTAACAAGCCGGCGTGGCAGAAGGCCATGCAGCCCGCGTTCGACGAGTTCTCCAAGCAGTTCGGCAAAGACAAGATCGATGCCATCATGAACACGAAATAG
- a CDS encoding MFS transporter, with product METEKAVPQATATMKPTRQRVILVGILLLTLLVAYLDRVNVSVLLADKTFLTDMGIAGKPIEMGKLMTYFLIAYGVANVALSPLGDIWGPRMAMSLSIFLWTISVMIGGFAATFTTMLVARVILGVGEGMHWPMQSSFVKNWFPPQERGKANAVWLIGLMSGPMLAMPFFTWIIGTWGWRPSFFVLAFLGAIPLILIWFFTTDHPHQHKSVNKAELEHIQAGLKVEAEAEAAMQVESLGQRLASFCGNYRFWLLTVNYFCIASIWWGTMAWLPSYLKAARGFSWAEMGALASLPYFLGTVSILYFGHISDKLGRRAPFVAVSHLLAAAGIYFGAHAANNLYAALLISFGIGAIAIALPSSWSLLQKIVPGKAIGAGAGMMNGLANGGSAFSPVLIGYFIAVTGSYVGGLMFLVGLGGLGFLCMAILSLQKY from the coding sequence TTGGAAACCGAGAAGGCTGTTCCCCAGGCAACCGCAACGATGAAACCGACCCGCCAACGGGTAATCCTCGTCGGCATTCTGCTTCTCACCCTGCTGGTTGCCTACCTTGATCGGGTAAACGTATCGGTGCTGCTGGCCGATAAGACGTTTCTCACCGACATGGGCATCGCCGGCAAGCCGATCGAGATGGGCAAACTTATGACCTATTTCCTGATCGCCTACGGTGTAGCCAACGTAGCTCTCAGCCCGCTTGGCGACATCTGGGGCCCCCGCATGGCGATGTCTCTCTCGATTTTCCTGTGGACTATTTCTGTAATGATCGGCGGTTTTGCCGCAACCTTCACGACCATGCTGGTCGCCCGCGTCATCCTCGGCGTCGGCGAGGGCATGCATTGGCCGATGCAGAGCTCGTTCGTCAAGAACTGGTTCCCGCCCCAAGAACGCGGCAAGGCCAACGCCGTCTGGCTTATCGGCCTGATGTCGGGACCGATGCTGGCGATGCCGTTTTTCACGTGGATAATCGGCACCTGGGGCTGGCGGCCCAGTTTCTTCGTGCTTGCCTTCCTCGGCGCTATTCCCCTGATTCTGATCTGGTTCTTCACCACCGACCATCCGCACCAGCACAAGAGCGTCAACAAGGCCGAGCTGGAGCATATCCAGGCGGGGCTAAAGGTAGAAGCCGAAGCCGAGGCTGCCATGCAGGTGGAGAGCCTGGGCCAGCGTCTTGCTTCTTTCTGCGGCAACTACCGCTTCTGGCTGCTGACGGTCAACTATTTTTGCATCGCGTCGATCTGGTGGGGGACGATGGCCTGGCTGCCTTCTTACCTTAAGGCGGCTCGCGGCTTTTCCTGGGCGGAGATGGGAGCGCTTGCCTCGCTGCCTTACTTCCTTGGAACGGTCAGCATCCTGTATTTCGGCCATATTTCCGACAAACTCGGCCGCAGGGCGCCTTTCGTGGCGGTGTCTCACCTGCTGGCGGCGGCCGGCATCTATTTCGGCGCTCATGCCGCCAACAATCTCTATGCTGCGCTGCTGATCTCGTTCGGCATCGGCGCGATCGCCATTGCGCTGCCGTCGTCCTGGTCGCTGTTGCAGAAGATCGTGCCCGGCAAGGCCATCGGCGCCGGCGCCGGTATGATGAACGGCCTGGCCAACGGCGGCTCGGCTTTTTCCCCGGTGCTTATCGGCTATTTCATCGCGGTGACCGGCAGTTATGTCGGCGGCCTGATGTTCCTGGTCGGCCTCGGTGGGCTGGGTTTCCTCTGCATGGCGATTCTTTCGCTGCAGAAGTACTGA
- a CDS encoding metal-sensitive transcriptional regulator produces MVHQSVRLEVLNRLRNVKGHIAGIERMVEDEQECSNILVQLAAVRASIEKTGIFILEQNTLECLLKGVDTKPDDRERVEQVVRQMLAFLK; encoded by the coding sequence ATGGTTCATCAGTCGGTGCGTCTGGAGGTTCTCAACCGTCTGCGCAATGTCAAGGGTCACATAGCGGGGATCGAGCGGATGGTGGAAGACGAACAGGAATGCAGCAACATCCTTGTGCAATTGGCCGCCGTCAGGGCGTCGATCGAAAAAACAGGCATTTTTATCCTTGAGCAAAATACGTTGGAATGCCTTCTAAAAGGCGTAGATACTAAGCCGGATGACAGGGAACGGGTCGAGCAGGTCGTCCGGCAGATGCTGGCTTTCCTGAAATAA
- a CDS encoding cytochrome c biogenesis CcdA family protein → MDGNDISLLAAFAAGVVSFLSPCVLPIVPAYLAVLTGDGAGGRRFVANTACFFAGFTVVFILMGATASLVGQLFLEHQDAVRKVGAVFIALMGLQLTGLLRLPGLQRELRLTPGGRLGGPLGSFVLGLALTAGWTPCVGPILAAILAYAGIGATFTRGVLLLAAYAAGFALPFLLFTVLYKRYSARIRARYHWLPAIQKAAGAFLVLTGALLYFDLVQKGIGIIYSVWPWK, encoded by the coding sequence ATGGACGGTAACGACATCTCCCTGCTGGCCGCCTTCGCCGCCGGCGTCGTATCCTTCCTGTCCCCCTGCGTTCTGCCCATCGTCCCGGCCTACCTGGCTGTCCTCACCGGCGACGGCGCGGGCGGGCGGCGGTTCGTCGCCAACACCGCCTGCTTCTTCGCCGGCTTCACCGTCGTCTTCATTCTCATGGGCGCCACCGCCTCGCTGGTGGGGCAGCTCTTCCTTGAGCACCAGGACGCCGTCCGCAAGGTCGGCGCGGTCTTCATCGCCCTCATGGGCCTCCAACTCACCGGCCTCCTGCGCCTGCCCGGCCTGCAGCGCGAGCTGCGCCTCACCCCCGGCGGCCGGCTCGGCGGGCCGCTGGGCTCCTTCGTCCTCGGCCTTGCCCTTACCGCCGGCTGGACGCCCTGCGTCGGCCCCATCCTGGCCGCCATTCTCGCCTACGCCGGCATCGGCGCCACCTTCACCCGCGGCGTCCTGCTCCTTGCCGCCTACGCCGCCGGATTTGCTCTGCCCTTCCTGCTGTTCACCGTCCTCTACAAGCGTTATTCTGCCCGCATCCGGGCCCGTTATCACTGGCTGCCGGCCATTCAGAAGGCCGCCGGCGCCTTCCTGGTGCTCACCGGGGCGTTGCTTTACTTCGACCTCGTCCAGAAGGGGATCGGCATCATCTATAGCGTTTGGCCCTGGAAATAA
- a CDS encoding TlpA disulfide reductase family protein produces the protein MNIKLLAFALLLAAAVAAGCAPAPAPQAPAPSPAPAAESGVTAGKTAPRFTLAGLAGGAVAAPVPGKVTVLNFWTTWCPPCREEMPELEKFAAANPAVAFYAVNLDEPAPKVAGYLSDNGYKIPVLLDAGGGVAQTYRVRAIPTTIVIDRDGIVKYRKAGPVTAAELAGVIRGL, from the coding sequence ATGAATATAAAACTGCTCGCATTCGCCCTACTGCTGGCGGCGGCCGTCGCCGCCGGCTGCGCCCCGGCCCCCGCGCCCCAGGCCCCCGCTCCTTCCCCGGCCCCGGCGGCCGAATCCGGGGTGACGGCCGGCAAGACCGCCCCCCGCTTCACCCTCGCGGGCCTTGCCGGCGGCGCCGTCGCCGCGCCGGTGCCCGGCAAAGTCACCGTCCTCAACTTCTGGACCACCTGGTGCCCGCCTTGCCGCGAAGAGATGCCCGAACTCGAAAAATTTGCGGCCGCCAATCCCGCCGTCGCCTTCTACGCCGTCAACCTCGACGAGCCTGCCCCCAAGGTGGCCGGCTACCTTAGCGATAACGGCTACAAAATACCCGTCCTTCTCGACGCCGGCGGCGGCGTCGCCCAGACCTACCGCGTCAGGGCCATCCCCACAACCATCGTCATCGACCGCGACGGCATCGTCAAATACCGCAAAGCCGGGCCCGTGACCGCCGCCGAACTGGCGGGCGTCATCCGCGGCCTGTAG
- the lgt gene encoding prolipoprotein diacylglyceryl transferase: protein MHQYLFFIGDFPIRAYGLILSLAIILAVGTAYFLAKQDGRWHHHILDMGVYCGLAGIIGARLWDVFFFDWSYYQDHLLEIPFVWQGGMAIQGGVIAGALVGYIYTKIHKMDTWAFADIVAAPAVIMGQAIGRAANLMNGDAFGHPTGGSFGLLYPSTTLAHATYGNKPLWPAEVWEGQIDVVIFCLLLLFRCTDHRKGQVFILYAVLYSTARFFLEFLRGDYGTLMLGLKSAQLTSLAVIVIGLALFAWVGLKGEKISVRRK from the coding sequence ATGCACCAGTATTTGTTTTTCATCGGCGACTTTCCCATCCGCGCTTACGGGCTGATCCTCAGCCTGGCGATCATTTTGGCGGTGGGGACGGCTTATTTTTTGGCCAAGCAGGACGGACGCTGGCATCACCATATCCTTGACATGGGCGTTTACTGCGGCCTGGCGGGGATAATCGGCGCCCGCCTGTGGGACGTGTTTTTCTTCGACTGGAGCTACTACCAGGATCACCTGCTGGAGATACCGTTCGTGTGGCAGGGCGGGATGGCCATCCAGGGCGGTGTGATCGCCGGGGCGCTGGTGGGCTACATATATACGAAGATCCACAAGATGGACACGTGGGCGTTCGCTGATATCGTGGCCGCGCCGGCGGTCATTATGGGCCAGGCGATCGGCCGGGCGGCCAACCTGATGAACGGCGACGCGTTCGGCCACCCGACGGGCGGCTCGTTCGGCCTCCTCTACCCTTCCACGACGCTGGCGCACGCCACTTATGGCAATAAACCGCTGTGGCCGGCCGAGGTGTGGGAGGGGCAGATCGACGTGGTTATCTTCTGCCTGCTGCTGCTGTTCCGCTGCACCGACCACCGCAAGGGCCAGGTTTTTATCCTGTACGCTGTGCTTTACTCGACAGCCCGCTTTTTCCTCGAATTCCTGCGGGGCGACTACGGCACGCTGATGCTGGGCCTGAAGTCGGCCCAGCTGACCAGCCTGGCGGTGATCGTCATCGGTCTGGCACTATTTGCGTGGGTGGGGCTAAAGGGCGAGAAGATCAGCGTACGGAGGAAATAG
- a CDS encoding HEAT repeat domain-containing protein — translation MNNEINKLKDDLLNAHWPKCNIIAQRLFAIGGDEAKEALLAGLKGKRHHIRSASIKYLGKSGDVSLVSQLEPFLNDSSYETRMETKIAIRELTGKDVLTGRGE, via the coding sequence GTGAATAATGAGATTAATAAGTTAAAAGATGATTTGCTTAATGCACATTGGCCAAAATGTAATATAATTGCGCAAAGGTTGTTTGCAATAGGTGGGGATGAGGCAAAAGAAGCCTTGCTTGCTGGTCTGAAGGGAAAACGGCATCATATTCGGTCAGCTTCAATAAAATACTTGGGTAAATCGGGAGACGTTTCCTTGGTTTCACAACTGGAACCATTTTTGAACGACTCATCATACGAAACCCGTATGGAGACGAAAATTGCTATTCGAGAACTTACCGGGAAAGATGTTTTGACTGGTCGAGGGGAATAG
- a CDS encoding site-specific DNA-methyltransferase, which translates to MANKYIPFIPEPVEGQAVLGNFNRILKYKGSNDVSLTLQRGMPLYEMEKQETVGENKAGNMVIRGECVSACAYLKEQGITVDLVYIDPPFASGADYAKKIYIRRNPKVSEAIAQAEQELDVEELKAFEEKMYGDVWDKEKYLNWMYENLMAIKSVMNETASIYVHLDWHIGHYVKILLDEIFGEDNFKNEIIWHYYNKMQGNIKRFASNHDVIFLYTKSDDFTYKKVQEERQKKSKQIKRVWSKETQKLVNAKDENGHILYIETDEKTIDDVWRISMLQPADKEEPVDYDTQKPEALLERIMKASSDDNMLIADFFGGSGVTAAVAHKLGRRFIHCDIGINSIQTTRDRLKADGAEFDLLEIKDGVSLYRNPVQTMNIIKSLIPGMKNEDSLDSFWEGAISDSKLGIVPVYVPNLMDSSTKLLDEVMMNRIIHQAIPDLDPSIKKAIVYYVDIANEEEIHKFIDEDDSTAVEIELRDLKAVLDDIVVSDYAEFRVEETQDALFGGYSVVLDKFASDRVMQKIHESNQKAFLNSGNKPYKPVELSEEGLELIEFISVDCSANAGQWHSDSEIKIDKLGYVIRNGEKTKEFWDGTIRCEKQPLRIKIRNICGDETTYAVTL; encoded by the coding sequence GTGGCTAATAAGTATATTCCGTTCATACCTGAACCGGTGGAAGGTCAGGCTGTGCTCGGTAATTTCAACCGGATATTGAAATACAAAGGCTCGAACGACGTCTCTTTGACTTTGCAGCGAGGTATGCCGCTTTATGAAATGGAAAAACAGGAAACAGTCGGCGAAAACAAAGCAGGCAATATGGTTATCCGCGGCGAGTGCGTGTCTGCCTGTGCCTATTTGAAGGAACAAGGTATTACAGTTGACCTCGTTTATATCGACCCTCCCTTTGCCAGTGGCGCCGACTATGCCAAAAAGATATACATCCGCCGCAACCCAAAAGTGTCTGAGGCCATCGCGCAAGCTGAGCAGGAGCTTGATGTTGAGGAACTGAAAGCCTTTGAGGAAAAAATGTACGGCGATGTCTGGGATAAGGAGAAATACCTTAACTGGATGTATGAAAACCTCATGGCAATAAAAAGCGTTATGAATGAAACGGCTTCGATTTATGTACATTTGGATTGGCATATTGGTCATTATGTGAAAATTTTACTGGACGAAATTTTTGGCGAAGATAATTTCAAGAATGAGATAATATGGCATTATTATAATAAGATGCAAGGGAATATAAAGCGTTTTGCGTCAAATCATGATGTTATTTTTTTATATACAAAAAGCGATGATTTTACTTATAAAAAGGTACAAGAAGAACGCCAGAAAAAAAGCAAGCAGATAAAGCGAGTTTGGAGTAAAGAGACTCAAAAGCTAGTCAATGCAAAAGATGAAAATGGCCATATCCTTTATATTGAAACAGACGAAAAGACCATTGATGATGTATGGAGAATTTCAATGCTTCAACCAGCGGATAAAGAGGAGCCGGTCGACTATGATACTCAAAAGCCAGAAGCCCTCCTTGAACGCATTATGAAAGCCTCTTCAGATGACAATATGCTCATTGCCGATTTTTTTGGCGGTAGTGGCGTGACCGCTGCTGTTGCACACAAGCTCGGGAGGCGGTTTATCCACTGCGATATCGGCATCAATTCCATTCAGACGACACGTGATCGATTGAAAGCTGATGGTGCCGAGTTTGATTTGTTGGAAATCAAAGACGGTGTATCTCTATACCGCAATCCCGTCCAAACAATGAATATAATCAAATCGCTTATACCCGGTATGAAAAACGAAGATTCGCTCGACTCCTTCTGGGAAGGCGCGATTTCCGACAGTAAACTCGGCATAGTGCCGGTTTATGTACCGAACTTGATGGACAGCAGTACGAAGCTGTTGGACGAAGTTATGATGAACAGAATCATCCATCAGGCAATTCCCGACCTTGACCCCAGTATCAAAAAAGCAATTGTATATTACGTCGATATCGCGAATGAGGAAGAAATCCACAAATTCATTGACGAAGATGATAGCACAGCCGTTGAAATAGAATTGCGCGATTTGAAAGCGGTTCTCGATGATATTGTTGTTTCCGATTATGCTGAATTTCGCGTAGAGGAAACACAGGATGCTCTGTTTGGTGGTTATTCGGTCGTGCTTGATAAATTTGCCAGTGACCGCGTCATGCAAAAAATCCACGAATCCAATCAAAAGGCATTCCTGAATTCCGGCAATAAGCCATACAAGCCTGTTGAGCTCAGCGAAGAAGGGCTGGAGCTGATAGAGTTCATCAGTGTTGATTGCAGCGCCAACGCAGGACAATGGCACTCTGACAGTGAAATCAAAATCGATAAACTTGGCTATGTAATTCGCAACGGCGAAAAAACAAAAGAATTCTGGGACGGTACAATTCGCTGCGAAAAGCAGCCTTTGCGCATCAAAATCCGAAATATTTGCGGCGATGAAACTACTTATGCTGTGACACTATAA